In Arthrobacter sp. CJ23, the genomic window CTTCTCATCCACAGGTCGAACGGCGCGCGAGCGGATCGATACAAACCCGGGACTTTTTCCTGAACTTTTTCCAGCGGGTGTCACGATGGCACTTCGCGGCAGTTGCGGCGCCCAACATTGCCGCGAACTGCCACGCCGGCGGCGACCAACACGGCTAGTCTGGGCGCATGAACACACCCACCACGGCCCTCGTCACAGGGGCAACAGCAGGGCTCGGGGCCGAGTTCTCCCGCCAACTCGCGCAGGAAGGCCACACCATGGTCCTGGTGGCCCGCGACGCCGCCCGGCTCCAGCAGATGGCAGATGAACTGGAGCGTGACTACAGCGTCAAAACGGAGGTGCTGCCCGCAGACCTGACCGACGACGCCGGCGTGGCTGCCGTCGTCGGGCGCCTCACGGACCCCGAGCGGCCGGTTGAAATTCTGGTGAACAATGCGGGGATCGGGCTGCTGGACTCCTTCGAAAACAATCCTGTGGAGGACGAGAGGATGCACCTGCGCCTGCATGTGCAGACCCCCATGGAACTCTGCCATGCAGCCCTGCCGGGGATGCTGCAGCGCCACTCGGGCCGGATCATCAACGTGGCCAGCGTGGCGGCCTTCGCCAACCGCGGCACGTACTCGGCCGCGAAGGCCTGGCAGGTCAACTTCAGCCGCTGGGCCAACCTGGCGTACGGGCCGAGCGGGGT contains:
- a CDS encoding SDR family oxidoreductase is translated as MNTPTTALVTGATAGLGAEFSRQLAQEGHTMVLVARDAARLQQMADELERDYSVKTEVLPADLTDDAGVAAVVGRLTDPERPVEILVNNAGIGLLDSFENNPVEDERMHLRLHVQTPMELCHAALPGMLQRHSGRIINVASVAAFANRGTYSAAKAWQVNFSRWANLAYGPSGVHVTALCPGFTHTEFHDRMGMDKSVAPRWMWLRADRVVRDGLAENARGKGVSIPTKRYKLVAAVSRVLPARFTSGPPRRAKQ